Part of the Triticum dicoccoides isolate Atlit2015 ecotype Zavitan unplaced genomic scaffold, WEW_v2.0 scaffold102407, whole genome shotgun sequence genome is shown below.
GGGGCTCAGGTCGCGCGCGCGCGTCATGGTGCGCCAAAGGTGGGCGAGGATGGTCTCGAACCGGCTGAACGGCCGGCCGCGCCCTTCTGACGCCTTGGCGCGGAGACCGGCGATGAAGTCCTTGGTGAAGTGCGCCTTGTGGATGACGATGTTGTCGGCGGCGTCGCCGTGGTGACCGACCACGTCGGTGGGCGACGGCAGGTAGTACTCCCTGTTACGGTGGTCGTGCTCCACGCGAGGGGACGACCGTGGCTTGAAGAGGTCTTTGTGGTGGTGCACGGGCGGGAGGCCCATGGAGAGCCCTCTAGTGGCGCGCCCCCAGGCCACGAGGAAGTTGCTGGTGGCATGGCCGTCGGCGACGACGTGGTTGGACGTGAACCCTACTGCGAGCGAGCCGCACCGGAACCGTGTCAGCTGCAGCAGCACGACCTCCTGGTGC
Proteins encoded:
- the LOC119342700 gene encoding putrescine hydroxycinnamoyltransferase 3-like, whose protein sequence is MEVKVLSSRLVKPAYTAGEAPMPATEYIALSMFDRVTFEMQMAIIYAFAPPAPTTAYIEKGLATVLAQYRAFAGQLGESPDGTPSVILNDRGARLVEATVDADLVDMAPSKPTPELLKLHPDLEAEHQEVVLLQLTRFRCGSLAVGFTSNHVVADGHATSNFLVAWGRATRGLSMGLPPVHHHKDLFKPRSSPRVEHDHRNREYYLPSPTDVVGHHGDAADNIVIHKAHFTKDFIAGLRAKASEGRGRPFSRFETILAHLWRTMTRARDLS